The Xanthomonas rydalmerensis genomic interval GCCGGGGCCCTTGCGGCGGGAACTGGACGATGCCTCGCGGCTATCTTCCAACGCATTGATTCAAAAGATGTTTTTGAATCAACCCGGCGCACAACGGACTGCATTGTGTACCAAGCTCCCCGGCTTGGCAACCCTGCGCCGCGCGTGCGCGGGATTTGCGGAGACGTGCTGCGGACACTGCAACTCGCACGCGGTATCGCCGCCCGACTGGAATGCCGACCACAGCGCCACGCCGGTGGCAGTAGACAAGCGAGGCCTCGCGCGGATCGGCGCACGATCGGCACGCTGCCGCGCTCTAGCATGGCGCCACACCCGAACGAGAGATCGCCATGAACCGATGGACACGCTGGAGCGGGGCCGCGCTGTGCCTGGCCGCGAGCGCCACCGCCGCCGCGCAGACCTGCGCGCTGCAGACGCAGACCGTGAATCTGCCGCTGGCCTCCAAGGCCACGCCGACATTCGCCTACCAGGTGCGGGTGCAGCTCGGCAGCGACGCCGATGGCCGCAGCAGCGGCAGCCAGGTGCTGGAGGTGGATACCGGCTCCACCGGCGTGGTGGTGCCGTTGAGCGACGCACTGCGCAGCGCCTGGGATGCCTCCAACACGCCCGGCCACATCTTCTATTCGAGCGACAGCAAGTATCACCCCGGCAAGTACGTGGACGTGCCGATGCGGCTCGGCGTCTCCGCCGACGGCAAGCATGCTGCGGCGCGAGTGGACCGCATTACCGTGCTGGCTGCGCAGTGCACCTGCGATGTCGCCAGCGTGGCCCAGCAGCCCAAGCCGCTGGCGCAGGTGCCGGCCACCTGCGCCGGCTACGACGGCAGCCCTGCGTTGAGCAGCAGCACGCAGGTGTTGCGCAACTGCAGCACCATCTCCCCCAAGTTCGGCATGATGGGCGTGGGCTACGACCGCGGCGTCGACGCCGCGCGCAACCCGTTCCTCAACCTGGCGCAGATGCGCGCGCAGCGCATGAGCCCCGGCTACATCGTCAGCGCCAAGGGCATCACCCTGGGCGTCAGCAAGGCGGCGCTGCAGGGGTTCGCCCTGGTCCCGCTGCAGCGCGGCGCCGCCACCGCCGATGCGCCGAGCGACTGGCAAGCGCCCACCGCCTGCGCCAGCTTCCCCGGCAGCGGCAGCGACTACCGCGTCTGCGGCAAGCTGCTGCCCGATACCGGCGTGTCCTACATGATGCTCAACCCGGTGGTGTCGCCCGCCACGCCCGACAGCCTGCAACAGACCGTGGAGATGGCCGGGCATCCCACGCGGGTGGTGCCGGACGCCACCCAGTTGCGGCTCGACGTCGTCGACGCGAAGGGACAACCGGTGTTCGGCTACGGCTTTGCGGTCGGCGACGGCAAGGCGGCGACGCCGGACAGCGTGCAGTGGCGCGGGCCGCTGAAAACGCCGCCAGCGCACATCAACAGCGGCCGCCACTTGCTCGCCGCCGGCGACTACGCCTACGACGCCGCCTGCGGGCATGCCGGCTTCCGTGCGGCCACCCCCGCGCCCTGAGCCTGCGCGAAACGGAGAGGCGTCATCTGCCGCATCGCGATCGCGTCTGGACGACGCGATCGCTGCTGGCGCGCGACATGGTCGGTGCGCGATCGCGCTGCCCGCGTTCCGATGCAGCGCTCGCGGCGTGGATCAACCCAGCCCGGATGTCTGCGCAATGCGATGGCGGCGGCCAAACTGGCGCCGTGCGTGTTGGCCATTGCGCTGCTGGCGGCCGCATGAAGCGAGGCGGAATTGCGCGATGGCTTAGCGGGGTGTGGCGCGTCTGCCACGCAGTGCAGCCGCCCAAACGAAAACAGGACCCGAAGGTCCTGTTTTCATGATCTGGAGCGGGAAACGAGACTCGAACTCGCGACCTCAACCTTGGCAAGGTTGCGCTCTACCAACTGAGCTATTCCCGCTTGAGGCCGCGAATTCTACCGGGTACGCGCAGGCTGTCAACCATTGCCTTCGATTTTTTTCGCGTTCTTTTCCGCCATCGCCGCACGCTCGTCGTCGCGCAGGCTCGGCCAGGCCGCATGCAGATACTGGATGCCCGACAACAGGGTCAGGATCGACGCGATCGCCAGGGTCCAGTCGCCGACGTGGAAGATGAACAAGCCCATCCACACGCTCTCCGGCGGGGAGCCGTCGGGCATCACCGAGTACAGCAGGCACAGCAGCGCCACCATCTGCGCGGTGGTCTTGATCTTGCCGATCATCGCCACCCGCACCTTGGCGCGCTGGCCGATCTCGGCCATCCATTCGCGCAGCGCCGACACCGCGATCTCGCGGCCGACGATCACCGCCGCCCAGAACGCCATCCACGGCGTCGGATGGCCCTGCACGATCAGGAACAGCGCCACCGCCACCATCAGCTTGTCGGCCACCGGGTCCAGGAACGCGCCGAACGCGGAGTACTGGTGGTAGCGCCGCGCCACCCAGCCGTCCAGCCAGTCGGTGAACGCGGCCAGGCCGAAGATCGCCGCCGAGGCGAAGTTGGTCCAGGTGTACGGCAGATAGAACACCAGCACCAGCACGGGGATCATCAGGATCCGCAGCAGCGTGAGCCAGGTGGGGATGGTCAACTTCATTGCGCTGCTCTACTCGCCTGCCGGATCGGGCACCGGCAGTCCGTGCAGGTTAGCGTAGATTCGTGCGGCCAGTGCGTCATTGATGCCCTCCACTCGCGCGATCTCGGCCTCGCCGGCGGCCTTGAGCCCGGCCAGCCCGCCGAAATGCTTGAGCAGGCTGGCGCGGCGCCGCGGGCCGATGCCGGGGATGTCCTCCAGCTTGCTGGTCATGCGCGCCTTCTGGCGGCGCCCGCGGTGGCCGGTGATGGCGAAGCGGTGCGCCTCGTCGCGCACCTGCTGGATGAACTGCAGCGCCGGCGACGCCGCACCCGGTCGCAGTTCGCGCCCGTCCGGCATCACCAGGGTCTCGTGGCCGGCGCGGCGCTCGGCGCCCTTGGCCACGCCGATCAGCAGCACCCCGTCCACGCCCAGGTCGGCCAGCGCGCCATTGGCCTGCGCCAACTGGCCGGCACCGCCGTCGATCAGCAGCACGTCCGGCAGGATCGCATCGCCCTTGCCCTCGCCTTCGGCGGCACGGCGGAAGCGGCGCTCGATCGCCTGGCGCATCGCCGCGTAGTCGTCGCCCGGCTCGATGCCGCTGATGTTGTAGCGCCGGTACTGGCTGCGCACCGGGCCGCTGGCGTCGAACACCACGCACGAGGCCACCGTGGCCTCGCCCATGGTGTGGCTGATGTCGAAGCACTCCACCCGCTTGACCGGCTCGGCCAGGCCGAGCATCTCGCGCAGCGCCTCGCTGCGCGCGTGCTGGGCATTGCGGCTGGTCAGTTCGGTGACCAGGGTGGCCTGGGCGTTGCGGCTGGCCAGCTCCAGGTACCCGGCGCGCTCGCCGCGCACGCTCCACTTCAGCTGCACCTTGCGCTCGGCGGCCGAACTCAGCGCCGCCTCGATCAGCTCGGCGTCGGGAATCTCGCGGTCCAGCAGCACCTCGCGCGGCGGCGCGTGCTCGACGTAATACTGCGACACGAACGCGCCCAGCACCTCGGCGGCACTGTCCTCGCCGTTGGTCTTGGGGAAGAACGCACGGGTGCCGAGGTTGCGGCCGTCGCGGAACGCCAGCAGCAGCACGCAGGCGTTGGCGCCCTGGGTGGCGCAGGCCAGCACGTCCAGGTCGGCGGCGCGGCCGTCCACGTACTGCCGGCTCTGCATGCTGCGCAGCGAGCCGAGCAGGTCGCGCAGGCGTGCGGCGCGCTCGAACTCCAGGCGCTCGCTGGCGTCCTGCATGGCCTGCACCAGCTCCTCGCCGAGCTGGTCGCTGCGCCCTTCCAGGAACAGCGTGGAGCGACGCACCGCCTCGGCGTACTCGTCGGCCGCCACCAGCGCCACGCACGGCGCGCTGCAGCGGCCGATCTGGTACTGCAGGCACGGCCGCGAACGGTTGCGGAACACGCTGTCCTCGCAGCTGCGCAGCTTGAACAGCTTGTGCATCAGGTTCAGCGTCTCGCGCACCGCGGTGACGCCGGGATACGGACCGAAATAGCGACCGGGCACTGCGCGCGGGCCGCGATGCAGGGTGATCCGCGGCCACTCCTCGCGGGTCAGCAGCACATAGGGATAGCTCTTGTCGTCGCGCAGCGACACGTTGTAGCGCGGCGACAGCGACTTGATCAGCTGGTTTTCCAGCAGCAGCGCCTCGCCCTCGCTGCGGGTGACGGTGACATCCATGCGCGCCACCTGCGCCAGCATGGCCATGGTCCGCGCGTTCTTCGGCGAGCCGCTGAAATAGCTGGACACGCGCTTGCGCAGCGCGCCGGCCTTGCCGACGTAGAGCAAGGTATCGTCCGCGGCGTACATGCGGTAGACGCCGGGCGCGGTACTGAGGTTGGCGGCAAAGGCCTTGCCGTCGAACGGGGGCAATTCGGGGGTGCTCATTCGCCGATCGCGACGTCGTGCAGTTCGCCGCTGGCGATGTCGTAGCGCAGCACCGCATGCGCGTCGGTCTCGGCGATCCACACCGTGCCGGCGCTCACCGCCAGCCCGCCCGGGCCGTGCAGGCGCCGCGGCAAGGCCGCGGTGGACAGTTCGCCGCCGCCCAGGCGCAGGCTGCGCAGGCTGCCGTTGCCGCTGTCGGCGATCCACAGCAACGGCGCGTCCGGGCTCAGCGCGATCGCCTGCGGGAACTGCAGGCGGGCGCGGCTGCGTGGTCCGTCCTCGTTGCCGAAATCCCACGGCCCCTGGCCGCCGAGCAAGGTCTGCACCAGATCGCCGCGCAACTGCATCGAGCGCACCGCCGAACCCAGCGCATCGCACACGTACAGCACCTGCTGCACCGCGGCCAGGCTGCACGGCTGCGCGAACGCGGCCAGATGCCCGCTGCCGTCGCGCAGTTCCAGCGCGCCCGCGCCAGCCCGCCAGCGCAGGCTGCGGCTGCCCAGGTCGTAGCTCCAGATGCGGTTGTCGCCGGCCATCGCCAGGTGCACCTGGTTGTCGGCGATCACCAGACCCTGCGGATGATTCAGTGGTGCCAGCAGCGGTTGCTCCACCGGGCCTTCCACCGGCTCGCCGGCGCGGCCGTTGCCGCACAGCGTGTCGACCTGACCGGTGAGCAGGTTGATCCGGCGCAGCGCGTGGTTGCCCGTGTCGGCCACGTACAGCACGCCGCGCTCCAGGGCCAGCCCGCGTGGGCGGTGGAACGCCGCCTCGCCGATCGCGCCGTCGATGAAGTCGGCGGTGCCGATGCCGAACTGGCGCAATACGCGGCCGCTGGTGCTGCATTCGAGGATGCGGTGATGGCCGCTGTCGGCGATGTACAGGCGGTCCTCGGCCACGGCCAGCCCAGTCGGGAAGCGCAGCGGCAGGCGCGGTTCCGGCTGGGTCTCGCGCGCGTCGCGCAGGTCCTCGTCCAGCGGCAGCGGCTGCCCGGCGCACAACGCGTGCAGCGCCTTGTCCAGTTCGGCGCCGCCGATCCCGACCAGGCGCTCGCGCTCGACCCCGCCGGCATCGATCAGGACCAGGGTCGGCCAGGCCTGGATGTCGAAGCGCTGCCAGGCGGCCCAATCGGCATCGAGCAGGATCGGCGCGGACACGCCCTGGCTGCGCAACAGCTTCAATGCCCGTTGCGGCTCGCGCTCGCTGTCGAAGCGCGGCACCTGTACCACGATCAGCTGCAGCCTCCCGGGATTGCGCGCCTGCCACTGGCCGAGTTCGGCCAGGCGCTGCGCGCACCACACCGAGGCGGCGTTGACGAAGGCCAGCACCAGCGCCCGCCCCTGCAGGTCGCGCAGGCGGAGCGGCGCCGCGTTGAGCCAGGCGCCGGACGCGGGAAGTTCCAGGGCGGCGATGGAATTCATCGGCCGATTATGCCGGAGCCGAGGTCGACGGACAGTCGTGCCACGCTGCCGGCGGCGGCTTCGTCTACCAGTTTCCAGACCTGCTCGAACTGCGCGCTGCCGCCGGTGTACGGATCCGGGATCTCGCTGCGGCTGTGCACCCCGGCCCACGGCAGCCACAGCGCCACGCGCTCCCGCGCCGCCGCCGGGGCGCGCTGAAGCACGTCGCGCAGATTGGCCGCATCGGCGCACAGGATCCAGTCGAAGTCGGCAAAGTCGCGATCGCGCAGTTGCCGCGCGCGCAGGCCGGCGATGTCCACGTCATGCGCGGCCGCGCAGGCGACCGCGCGCCGGTCCGGCGGCTCGCCGCGGTGCCAGTCGCCGGTGCCGGCCGAGTCGACCTCCACCCGCCCGGCGAGCGGCGAGCGCTGCAGGTGGTGGCGCAACGCGCCCTCGGCCATCGGCGAACGGCAAATGTTGCCCAGGCACACCAGCAGCAGCTTCATGCCTGCCCCTGCAGGTAGGCCTCGGCGCGCGCCAGGTCCTCGGGCGTGTCCACACCGGGCGGGAATGGTGCCGGCGACAGCGCCACCGCGATGCGGAAGCCGGCTTCCAGCACCCGCAGTTGCTCCAGCGACTCGATCCGCTCCAGCGTGCCCGGCGGCATCGCCGCGAACCGGCGCAGGAAGCCGGCGCGATAGGCGTAGATGCCGATATGCCGCAGCCACGGGCCGGGCAGCGGCAACTGCGCCTGCGAGGCGGCAAAGGCGTCGCGGTGCCACGGGATCGGCGCGCGGCTGAAGTACAGCGCATCGCCAGTCGCGCTGCGCACCAGCTTGACCACGTTGGGATCGAACAGGTGCTCGGCCGCGTCCACCGGCGTGCCCAGCGTTGCCATCTCGGCGCCGCTGTCGGCCAGGGTCCGGGCCACCGCGACGATGCCGGCGACCGGCGCGAACGGTTCGTCGCCCTGCAGGTTGACCACCAAAGTCGCATCGTCCCAGCCGGCGATGTCGGCGCACTCGGCCAGGCGGTCGGTGCCGGAGGCGTGGTCGGCCGACGTATTCGCCACGTGCACGCCGTCCAGGTCGGCCACCGCGGCGGCGATGCGCGCATCGTCGGCGGCCACCCACACCTGCGTGGCACCGGCGGCGAGCGCACGCCGCGCCACGTGGCGGATCAACGGCTCGCCGCCGAGCGCGCGCAAGGGCTTGCCCGGCAGCCGCGATGCGGCATAGCGGGCCGGAATGGCGACGACGAACGGCGGCGCGGCGGCGCTCATGCGCGGGCGGCGCCGGCAGCGGCGCGCGGGCGCCGGGGATATCGCGAGAAGACGGTCATCGAAAGCTCTCCGCATGGCTGGCCGGAAACGGCCGGGTGGGCGCCGGACAGCGGCCCGGTGGTGGCCGCGCGCAGCAACGGCCCGAAGGGCCATTGTATCGACCGGGCCGGCATCGCCGGTGAGCGGGTCGTGGCGACGACCGGCGACCGCACCGGCGCCCTGCCCCGCGGTGCGGAAAGCCTCGGCATGTTGGGTCGTGCACTCACTTCACGCGCATGCCGCACACCGTGTTGGCGCCTATCTGTGGCAAAGAAGCGCGAGGACGTGGGCGCCATGCCTAGCGAGACTCTGCGTTTGCACAACGCTGCGCCCTTTGGCTGGCTGGCGGATGCGCAACGAACGCCTCTCGCGGTTGGACACGGCCAAGGCCGCGCTGCGCCACCCACGTCGGTGGCGTACCCGCAGACCACAGCGCCGCGCGCGGGGATGGGCAGACGTCCTAGTCGCCTGTCCCGCCCGCGCGGCCACGCAGCTTGTCCAGCCGGTCGAGCAGGCCGATCCAGAACGCCGCCGGCAGTTCGGCGGCCAGCGGCACGCTGAAGCACCAATCGTTGACGAAGGCGGCGCATTTGACCGCGTCCTTCTCGGTCATCAGCACCGGCAGTTCGCTGCCGAAGGCCAGGTCCGTGGCGCGGTACTGGTGGTGATCGGGAAAGGCATGCGGCACCACGCCGATGCCCTGCGCGCGCAGCATGTCGAAGAAGCGCTGCGGATGGGCGATGCCGGCGACGGCGTGCACGCGTTGGCCGGCGAAGCTGCGCAGCGGCCGCGCACGGCCGCCGCGCAGCGGCTGCGCGCTGTCGATGCGCAGGCGCATCGCCCATTCGCCGAAGCCCGCTTCGAGCTCGCCGCTGTCGCTGGCCTGGCCCAGGTTGATGACGCGGAAATCGCATTCGTTGCCGCGGGCGACCGGTTCGCGCAGCGGCCCGGCCGGCAGCAGGCGGCCGTTGCCGTAGCGGCGCTGGCCATCCACCACCTCGATCTCGATGTCGCGCTGCAGGCGGTAGTGCTGCAGGCCGTCGTCGCAGACCACGATGTCGCAGCCGGCCTGCAGCAACGCCCGCGCCGCGGCGACGCGGTCGCGGTCCACCCGCACCGGCACCCCGGTCTTGCGTGCGATCAGCACCGGCTCGTCGCCGCCCTGCTCGGCCGAGGTACCCGGCTCGATCCAGCGCGGCTCCTGCGGCTGGCTGCGGCCGTAGCCGCGGCTGGCCACGCCCGGGCTCCAGCCGGCGTCGCGCAGGCGCTGCACCAGGGCGATGGTCAGCGGCGTCTTGCCGGTGCCGCCGGCGGTGAGATTGCCCACCACCACCACCGGTGCAGCGATGCTGTGGCGCTTGCGCCAGCCGCGCCGGTACAGCGCGCGGCGCAGCGCGATCGCCGCCGCGTACAGCGGGGTCAGCAACCGCGCGTGCAGCGGCGGCGCGCCCTTGCCGTACCAGTAGGCCGGTGTGTGTGGCCCGCGCTCGCTCATCCGTACTGCCTTTCGCGGAATTGCATGCTGTGCAGGTGCGCGTAGACCCCGCCAAGCGCCAGCAACTCGTGGTGGGTGCCGCGCTCGACGATGCGGCCATGGTCCATCACCAGCACCTGGTCGGCGTGCTCGATGGTCGACAGCCGGTGCGCGATGACCAGCGTGGTGCGGTCGGGCATCAGCCGGTGCAAGGCGTCCTGCACCAGCCGCTCGGATTCGTTGTCCAGCGCCGCGGTGGCCTCGTCGAGGATCAGGATCGGCGCATCCTTGAGCATCGCCCGCGCGATCGCCAGGCGCTGCCGCTGGCCGCCGGACAGACGCCCGCCCTTGGCCCCGACCTGCGCCTGCAGGCCCTCCGGCAGGTGGTCGACGAACTCCATGGCATTGGCGTCGGCGACCGCCTGGCGCAGCTGCGCCGGGCCAGCCTCGCGCATCTCGCCGTAGGCGACGTTGTCGGCGATGCTGCCGTCGAACAGCATCACCTGCTGGCCGACCAGGGCGATTTGCCGGCGCAGATCCTCTAGCCGATAGTCCTGCAGCGGATGGCCGTCGAGCAGGATCTGCCCGGACTGCGGGTCGTAGAAACGCGGGATCAGCTTGACCAGGCTCGACTTGCCGCTGCCGGAGCGGCCGACGATGGCGGTGACGGTGCCGGGTTCGGCGACGAAGCTGACCTCGGCCAGCGCCGGCCGCGCCTGCCCCGGATAGGCGGCGGTGACCTCACGGAATTCGATCCGTCCCTGCGCGCGCTCGATGTGGCGGGTGCCGCTGTCCTGTTCCTCGGGCGCGTCCAGCACCACGAACAGCCGCTGCGCCGAGGCGACGCCCCGCTGCAGCATGTTCTGCACGTTGGTGAGGTTCTTCAGCGCCGGGATGATCGCCATCATCGCGGTCATCAGCGAGACGAACTCGCCGGCGGTCAGGCGCCCGGCCAGCGCTTCGTGGCCGGCGATCAGCAACAGCGCGGCCAGACCGATCGCGCCCAGCAACTGCACCGCGGCCGAGGAAATGCCGCGGGTGGATTCGACCTTCATCGCCAGATGCAGGTTGGTGTTGGCCAGTTGCTGGTAGCGCTCCATCTCGCTGGGACGCGCACCGTAGACCTTGACCTCCTGGTTGCCGGACAGCGCCTGCTCGGCGGCCTGCATCAGTTCGGCGTTGCTTTCCTGGATGCGGTGGCTCACCCGCCGGTAGCGCTTGGCCACGCGGTCCATCACCCACGCCAGCGGCGGCGCCACCAGCAGGATGGTCACGGTCACGGTCCAGCTGTACCACAGCATCACCGCCAGCGCGCCGACGATCTGCAGGGTCTGCTGCACCATCACCTTCATCGCGTCGACCGCGGCCTGCGCGACCTGCTCGCTGTCCGAGCCCAGCCGCACCAGCATCGAGGCCACCGGCTCGGCGTCGAAACGGCTGCCCGGCAGGCGCAGGTACTTGTCCAGCACGTTGACCCGGAAATCGCGGGAGATGCTTCGCGCCGCACGCCCCATCGACATGTCGGTGACATAGCCGGCGATGCCGCGCAGCACGAACAGACCCACGATCTGCAGCGGCAGCCACATCGCCACATCGCGGTTGCGCGCGATGAAGGTCTCGTCGGTGATCGGCTTCATCAGCGCCAGGAAACCGGAGCCGGCCAGCGCCTCCAGCAGCGCGCCGACCGCGGCGATCAGCAGCAGTGCACGGTAGCCGCCGGCATAGGACAACAGGCGGCGATAGGTCCGCCAGGGGGAATCCTGGACGGGCACGTCGGAGGGTAGATTCACTTGGAGCTTCCGTCCCTGTTGACTTCGGGAGCAGTGGCGATGGCGATGCGGCGGAACCCGAGCTGGCCCAGCGCATCCTGTGCGGTGACGACCGCCTGGTAGGGCGTGCGCGCGTCGGCGCGCAGCAGCACCGGCTGCTCGCGGTCGTCGCCGGCGACCTGGGCGATGCTGCGTTTGACCGACTCCACGTCGGTGCGCAGCACTTCCTGGTCGTTGATGAAGTAATGCCCGTCGGCGTTGATCAGCACGCTCAGCGCGCGCGCCGGTGGCGGCGCGTTGCGGTCGCTGGCGTTGGGCAGTTGCAGTTGCAGCGTGGAACGCGCATCGAAGGTCGTAGTCACCACGAAGAAGATGATCAGCACCAGGATGACGTCGATCAACGGCACCAGGTCGATCTGCGGCTCGTCCTGGCCACGGTCGTCGCGTATCCGCACCGGCTCAGCCCTTGGCCGCCGCGGCGCTCGACGCGGCGCCGCGCGCCGGTGCGGCCGGCGCAGCGGCACGGCCGTGGCCGTCCAGCGCGTCGGTCAGCGCGGTGGCTTCCTGCTCCATCTCGATCACGTAGCCGGCGATGCGGCTCTTGAAATGGCGATGGAAGATCAGCGCCGGCACCGCGATGATCATGCCGGTGGCGGTGCACACCAGCGCCTTGCCGATGCCGCCGGCGAGCTGGTTCACGTCGCCCAGGCCGTGGTCGAGGATGCCCAGGAACATCTGGATCATGCCGACCACGGTGCCGAGCAGGCCCAGCAGCGGCCCGGCCGATGCGACCGTGCCCAACGCGTTCAGGTAACGCTCCATGCGGTGCACGACGTGCCGGCCGGTGTCCTCGATGCGCTCGCGCACGATCTCGCGCGGGCGGTTGCGCACGTCCAGGCCGGCGGCGAGCAGCGCGCCCAGCGGCGAATTGCGCCGCAACGATTCGATGTGGGTGGGGTCGAGCTTGCCGCGCGTGGCCCAGTTGCGCACTTCCTGGCCGAGTCCCGGTGGCAGCACCTCGCTACGGCGCAGGCTCCAGAACCGCTCCAGGACGATCGCCAGCGCGACCACGCCCAACAGCAGCAATGGCACCATCGGCCAGCCACCGGCCTTGACCAGTTCCCACACGTCGCAACCCTCCGGCACGCTCGGCCGTTCGTTCACTGGCCGATAGGATAGCAGCCGCCCGCACCCGCTCCACCGCATCCCACAACCGCGCCCGCCAGGGCCGCCGTTCGCGCAGTTGCAGGCCGGCACGCCCCAGCCACACGCGCAGCGCACCACTCTGCGGCGTGCCGGCGACCTCGGCGC includes:
- the msbA gene encoding lipid A export permease/ATP-binding protein MsbA is translated as MNLPSDVPVQDSPWRTYRRLLSYAGGYRALLLIAAVGALLEALAGSGFLALMKPITDETFIARNRDVAMWLPLQIVGLFVLRGIAGYVTDMSMGRAARSISRDFRVNVLDKYLRLPGSRFDAEPVASMLVRLGSDSEQVAQAAVDAMKVMVQQTLQIVGALAVMLWYSWTVTVTILLVAPPLAWVMDRVAKRYRRVSHRIQESNAELMQAAEQALSGNQEVKVYGARPSEMERYQQLANTNLHLAMKVESTRGISSAAVQLLGAIGLAALLLIAGHEALAGRLTAGEFVSLMTAMMAIIPALKNLTNVQNMLQRGVASAQRLFVVLDAPEEQDSGTRHIERAQGRIEFREVTAAYPGQARPALAEVSFVAEPGTVTAIVGRSGSGKSSLVKLIPRFYDPQSGQILLDGHPLQDYRLEDLRRQIALVGQQVMLFDGSIADNVAYGEMREAGPAQLRQAVADANAMEFVDHLPEGLQAQVGAKGGRLSGGQRQRLAIARAMLKDAPILILDEATAALDNESERLVQDALHRLMPDRTTLVIAHRLSTIEHADQVLVMDHGRIVERGTHHELLALGGVYAHLHSMQFRERQYG
- the kdsB gene encoding 3-deoxy-manno-octulosonate cytidylyltransferase gives rise to the protein MSAAAPPFVVAIPARYAASRLPGKPLRALGGEPLIRHVARRALAAGATQVWVAADDARIAAAVADLDGVHVANTSADHASGTDRLAECADIAGWDDATLVVNLQGDEPFAPVAGIVAVARTLADSGAEMATLGTPVDAAEHLFDPNVVKLVRSATGDALYFSRAPIPWHRDAFAASQAQLPLPGPWLRHIGIYAYRAGFLRRFAAMPPGTLERIESLEQLRVLEAGFRIAVALSPAPFPPGVDTPEDLARAEAYLQGQA
- the uvrC gene encoding excinuclease ABC subunit UvrC, encoding MSTPELPPFDGKAFAANLSTAPGVYRMYAADDTLLYVGKAGALRKRVSSYFSGSPKNARTMAMLAQVARMDVTVTRSEGEALLLENQLIKSLSPRYNVSLRDDKSYPYVLLTREEWPRITLHRGPRAVPGRYFGPYPGVTAVRETLNLMHKLFKLRSCEDSVFRNRSRPCLQYQIGRCSAPCVALVAADEYAEAVRRSTLFLEGRSDQLGEELVQAMQDASERLEFERAARLRDLLGSLRSMQSRQYVDGRAADLDVLACATQGANACVLLLAFRDGRNLGTRAFFPKTNGEDSAAEVLGAFVSQYYVEHAPPREVLLDREIPDAELIEAALSSAAERKVQLKWSVRGERAGYLELASRNAQATLVTELTSRNAQHARSEALREMLGLAEPVKRVECFDISHTMGEATVASCVVFDASGPVRSQYRRYNISGIEPGDDYAAMRQAIERRFRRAAEGEGKGDAILPDVLLIDGGAGQLAQANGALADLGVDGVLLIGVAKGAERRAGHETLVMPDGRELRPGAASPALQFIQQVRDEAHRFAITGHRGRRQKARMTSKLEDIPGIGPRRRASLLKHFGGLAGLKAAGEAEIARVEGINDALAARIYANLHGLPVPDPAGE
- a CDS encoding low molecular weight protein-tyrosine-phosphatase; this encodes MKLLLVCLGNICRSPMAEGALRHHLQRSPLAGRVEVDSAGTGDWHRGEPPDRRAVACAAAHDVDIAGLRARQLRDRDFADFDWILCADAANLRDVLQRAPAAARERVALWLPWAGVHSRSEIPDPYTGGSAQFEQVWKLVDEAAAGSVARLSVDLGSGIIGR
- the lpxK gene encoding tetraacyldisaccharide 4'-kinase, whose amino-acid sequence is MSERGPHTPAYWYGKGAPPLHARLLTPLYAAAIALRRALYRRGWRKRHSIAAPVVVVGNLTAGGTGKTPLTIALVQRLRDAGWSPGVASRGYGRSQPQEPRWIEPGTSAEQGGDEPVLIARKTGVPVRVDRDRVAAARALLQAGCDIVVCDDGLQHYRLQRDIEIEVVDGQRRYGNGRLLPAGPLREPVARGNECDFRVINLGQASDSGELEAGFGEWAMRLRIDSAQPLRGGRARPLRSFAGQRVHAVAGIAHPQRFFDMLRAQGIGVVPHAFPDHHQYRATDLAFGSELPVLMTEKDAVKCAAFVNDWCFSVPLAAELPAAFWIGLLDRLDKLRGRAGGTGD
- a CDS encoding ExbD/TolR family protein — protein: MRIRDDRGQDEPQIDLVPLIDVILVLIIFFVVTTTFDARSTLQLQLPNASDRNAPPPARALSVLINADGHYFINDQEVLRTDVESVKRSIAQVAGDDREQPVLLRADARTPYQAVVTAQDALGQLGFRRIAIATAPEVNRDGSSK
- a CDS encoding MotA/TolQ/ExbB proton channel family protein, producing MWELVKAGGWPMVPLLLLGVVALAIVLERFWSLRRSEVLPPGLGQEVRNWATRGKLDPTHIESLRRNSPLGALLAAGLDVRNRPREIVRERIEDTGRHVVHRMERYLNALGTVASAGPLLGLLGTVVGMIQMFLGILDHGLGDVNQLAGGIGKALVCTATGMIIAVPALIFHRHFKSRIAGYVIEMEQEATALTDALDGHGRAAAPAAPARGAASSAAAAKG
- the pgsA gene encoding CDP-diacylglycerol--glycerol-3-phosphate 3-phosphatidyltransferase translates to MKLTIPTWLTLLRILMIPVLVLVFYLPYTWTNFASAAIFGLAAFTDWLDGWVARRYHQYSAFGAFLDPVADKLMVAVALFLIVQGHPTPWMAFWAAVIVGREIAVSALREWMAEIGQRAKVRVAMIGKIKTTAQMVALLCLLYSVMPDGSPPESVWMGLFIFHVGDWTLAIASILTLLSGIQYLHAAWPSLRDDERAAMAEKNAKKIEGNG